A genomic region of Sideroxydans sp. CL21 contains the following coding sequences:
- the radA gene encoding DNA repair protein RadA, with protein sequence MAKIKTVYSCTECGGQSPKWQGQCPNCGEWNTLVESVAEALPAAGKNRYSALAASGKLQQLAEVEASEVSRTPTGIDEFDRVLGGGLVEGGVVLIGGDPGIGKSTLLLQALAHLSATKKVLYVSGEESAQQIALRAKRLSLDAREVHLLPEIQLEKIQATVAHEKPDVVVIDSIQTVYSEQLTSAPGSVAQVRECAAQLTRLAKSSGVTIILVGHVTKEGALAGPRVLEHIVDTVLYFEGDTHSSFRLIRAFKNRFGAVNELGVFAMTEKGLREVSNPSALFLSQHGAQVAGSCVMVTQEGTRPLLVEIQALLDDSHSPTPRRLSLGLEQNRLAMLLAVLHRHAGIACFDQDVFINAVGGVKITEPGADLAVLLAIVSSLRNRPLPEKMVVFGEVGLAGEVRPVQRGQERLKEAAKLGFTHAIIPKANAPKHKIEGMEIIAVERVEDAVAKMR encoded by the coding sequence ATGGCAAAAATAAAAACGGTCTATAGCTGCACCGAATGCGGCGGACAATCCCCCAAATGGCAGGGCCAATGTCCGAATTGCGGTGAATGGAACACGCTGGTGGAATCGGTGGCGGAAGCGCTGCCTGCGGCGGGCAAGAACCGCTACAGTGCGCTGGCGGCATCGGGCAAGTTGCAGCAACTGGCGGAAGTGGAGGCAAGCGAAGTCTCGCGCACGCCGACCGGCATCGACGAATTCGATCGTGTGCTGGGCGGCGGGCTGGTGGAAGGCGGGGTGGTTTTGATCGGCGGCGACCCGGGTATCGGCAAATCCACTCTCTTGTTGCAGGCATTGGCGCATCTCTCCGCCACAAAGAAAGTGCTGTATGTAAGCGGTGAAGAATCGGCGCAGCAGATCGCGCTACGCGCCAAGCGCCTCTCCCTGGATGCGCGCGAAGTGCACCTGCTGCCTGAGATCCAGCTCGAAAAGATTCAGGCCACCGTCGCGCATGAAAAACCCGATGTCGTGGTGATCGACTCCATCCAGACCGTGTATTCCGAACAACTCACTTCCGCCCCCGGTTCGGTGGCGCAGGTGCGCGAATGTGCGGCACAGCTCACGCGCTTGGCCAAGAGCAGCGGCGTGACCATCATCCTCGTCGGCCACGTCACCAAGGAAGGCGCGCTGGCAGGTCCCAGAGTGCTGGAACATATCGTCGATACCGTGCTGTATTTCGAGGGCGATACTCATTCCAGCTTCCGCCTGATCCGCGCATTCAAGAACCGGTTTGGCGCTGTGAACGAACTCGGCGTGTTCGCGATGACCGAAAAGGGGCTGCGCGAAGTGAGCAACCCGTCCGCACTCTTTCTCTCCCAGCACGGCGCACAGGTGGCAGGCTCGTGCGTCATGGTCACGCAGGAAGGCACGCGCCCATTGCTGGTGGAGATACAAGCGCTGCTCGATGATTCGCATTCGCCCACGCCGCGGCGATTGTCGCTGGGCCTGGAGCAGAACCGGCTGGCGATGCTGCTGGCCGTATTGCACCGTCATGCGGGCATCGCCTGTTTCGACCAGGACGTGTTCATCAATGCAGTGGGCGGGGTGAAGATCACCGAACCGGGCGCCGACCTTGCCGTATTGCTTGCCATTGTTTCCAGCTTGCGCAACAGGCCGCTGCCGGAAAAGATGGTGGTGTTCGGGGAAGTCGGATTGGCAGGGGAAGTGCGTCCGGTGCAACGCGGACAAGAGCGCCTGAAGGAGGCCGCCAAACTCGGCTTTACCCACGCGATTATCCCCAAAGCGAATGCGCCCAAGCACAAGATCGAGGGCATGGAGATCATTGCGGTGGAACGCGTGGAAGACGCGGTGGCCAAAATGCGTTGA
- a CDS encoding NAD(P)/FAD-dependent oxidoreductase codes for MLRLTEIRLPLEHPADALSAAILKRLGITASELQSHAIFRRGYDARKRNAIVLVYTVDVEVSNEAALLKKNIPHVATAPDMSYRVVAQAPQGLVERPVVIGTGPCGIFAGLLLAQMGFCPIILERGKEVRERTKDTWGLWRKGKLDPESNVQFGEGGAGTFSDGKLHSQIKDPKFYGRKVLTEFVKAGAPEEIMYVSKPHIGTFRLVGMVEEMRRNMEALGAEIRFQSRVEDIEIENGQVRGVVLANGERIATGHVVLAVGHSARDTFEMLHKRGVYMEAKPFSIGFRIEHPQSVIDRARFGSNAGNPLLGAADYKLVHHASNGRSVYSFCMCPGGTVVAATSEEGRVVTNGMSQYSRNERNANSGIVVGITPEDYPGDVLAGVEFQRKWEARAFELGGRNYCAPGQRVGDFLAGRPSEKLGEVAPSYTPGVTPADLSTALPDYAIAAIREALPAFEKQIKGFAMEDAVLTGVETRTSSPVRVRRGEDFQSINIKGLYPAGEGAGYAGGILSAGVDGIEVAEAVALDMVKNRANRL; via the coding sequence ATGCTACGCCTGACCGAAATCAGACTCCCTCTCGAACATCCCGCAGATGCTTTATCCGCCGCCATTCTGAAGCGCTTGGGCATTACTGCTTCCGAATTGCAGAGCCATGCGATCTTCCGTCGCGGATACGACGCGCGCAAAAGGAACGCCATCGTCCTGGTTTATACCGTGGACGTTGAGGTATCAAATGAAGCGGCGCTGCTCAAGAAGAATATCCCGCATGTCGCGACCGCACCGGACATGAGCTACCGCGTTGTGGCACAAGCTCCGCAAGGACTGGTCGAGCGACCCGTTGTCATCGGCACCGGGCCCTGCGGCATCTTTGCCGGTTTGCTGCTGGCACAGATGGGCTTTTGCCCCATCATTCTGGAGCGCGGCAAGGAAGTGCGCGAGCGAACCAAGGACACCTGGGGCTTGTGGCGCAAAGGCAAGCTCGATCCCGAATCGAACGTGCAGTTCGGCGAAGGCGGCGCGGGAACCTTCTCCGACGGCAAGCTGCACAGCCAGATCAAGGACCCGAAGTTCTACGGGCGCAAGGTACTCACCGAGTTCGTGAAAGCCGGTGCGCCGGAAGAAATCATGTACGTGAGCAAGCCGCATATCGGCACCTTTCGCCTGGTGGGCATGGTGGAGGAGATGCGCCGCAACATGGAAGCGCTGGGGGCGGAAATACGCTTTCAGAGCCGTGTGGAGGACATCGAGATCGAGAACGGACAGGTGCGCGGCGTGGTGCTGGCGAACGGCGAACGCATCGCGACCGGTCATGTCGTGCTTGCCGTCGGACACAGCGCGCGCGACACCTTCGAGATGCTGCACAAGCGCGGTGTCTACATGGAAGCCAAGCCTTTCTCCATCGGCTTCCGTATCGAGCATCCGCAGTCGGTCATCGACCGTGCCCGCTTCGGTTCCAATGCGGGCAACCCCTTGCTGGGCGCGGCAGATTACAAGCTGGTGCATCACGCCAGCAACGGGCGCTCGGTCTACAGTTTCTGCATGTGCCCTGGCGGCACGGTGGTCGCGGCGACCTCCGAAGAAGGCCGCGTCGTGACCAACGGCATGAGCCAGTATTCGCGCAACGAGCGCAATGCCAACAGCGGCATTGTTGTCGGCATCACACCGGAAGATTATCCGGGCGACGTTCTCGCGGGTGTCGAATTCCAGCGCAAGTGGGAAGCTCGCGCGTTCGAATTGGGCGGAAGGAACTATTGCGCACCGGGGCAACGGGTCGGCGACTTCCTCGCCGGACGGCCTTCGGAAAAACTGGGCGAAGTGGCGCCTTCCTACACCCCGGGTGTGACACCCGCCGACCTGTCCACAGCACTGCCTGACTACGCCATCGCCGCCATCCGCGAAGCACTGCCCGCCTTTGAGAAACAGATCAAAGGCTTTGCCATGGAAGATGCAGTGCTGACCGGCGTGGAAACGCGAACTTCCTCACCCGTTCGCGTCAGGCGCGGCGAAGATTTCCAGAGCATCAACATCAAAGGCCTGTACCCGGCAGGCGAAGGGGCGGGATATGCGGGTGGCATTCTTTCCGCCGGAGTGGACGGTATCGAAGTGGCCGAGGCGGTGGCGCTGGATATGGTTAAGAACAGGGCGAATCGGTTATAG
- the phnD gene encoding phosphate/phosphite/phosphonate ABC transporter substrate-binding protein produces the protein MLLLVVFTLGTPANAAIADQPAGQEPLVLGVHPYLPHDEIITRFTPLANYLAHAIGRPVEVRVGRDYKEHINAMGDDSIDIAYMGPAPYVEMVNKFGKKPLLARQVIDGNPYLRGEIVVRQDSPFRTLADLRGKCFLFGDINSTMSYILPQRMLERAGIPLSKLGSYQSLEGHKNVALAVLAGSCDAGAVKSEVFHEYEPRGLRALAELPLVADHVFVANGRLSASLVAKLRDLFMKLNESPEGKAIMTGIHPQMTALVPAKDSDYDKLRVLMKSKFTSGAH, from the coding sequence ATGCTTCTGCTAGTGGTTTTCACTTTGGGAACTCCAGCAAATGCAGCAATTGCAGACCAGCCTGCCGGACAGGAACCGCTCGTTCTCGGCGTACACCCCTATTTGCCTCACGACGAAATCATCACCCGCTTTACCCCCTTGGCGAATTACCTCGCACACGCTATCGGTCGCCCGGTTGAAGTGCGGGTTGGTCGCGACTACAAGGAACACATCAATGCCATGGGAGATGACTCTATCGACATTGCCTATATGGGGCCGGCCCCCTATGTGGAAATGGTCAACAAGTTCGGAAAGAAACCGCTGCTGGCGCGGCAGGTGATTGATGGAAATCCCTACCTGAGGGGCGAGATTGTTGTCCGGCAAGACAGTCCGTTCCGAACACTCGCCGACCTGAGAGGAAAATGCTTTTTGTTCGGCGATATCAACTCCACCATGAGCTATATTTTGCCCCAACGCATGCTCGAACGTGCCGGCATTCCATTAAGCAAGCTTGGCAGTTACCAATCTTTGGAGGGGCACAAGAATGTCGCACTGGCAGTACTTGCAGGCAGCTGCGACGCGGGGGCGGTCAAAAGTGAAGTGTTCCATGAATATGAACCCAGGGGCTTGCGCGCTTTGGCCGAGCTGCCCTTGGTCGCCGATCACGTATTTGTGGCCAATGGCAGGCTTTCGGCTTCCCTGGTGGCCAAGCTTCGCGATCTGTTTATGAAACTGAACGAGTCACCAGAAGGGAAAGCCATCATGACGGGGATACACCCCCAAATGACTGCTTTGGTGCCCGCCAAAGACAGTGACTACGACAAGCTGCGAGTTTTGATGAAATCAAAATTCACATCCGGAGCACATTGA
- a CDS encoding EAL domain-containing protein encodes MKLARASASLQLQLISSVLSSELNHANYQNIDTLFNQWAKANESIVELRLVSANGFKIADYVRPAADKHILELQADISYSYREEASVLIRMSLDSVYQSQQKFVAQFAGIFFAFSVLVSFLLYFIIQSGKEASKARRITRLYNALSEINQAIVRMEQEAQLFPLVCRCAVEFGGMSMAFVARVDEKTNLFYPSASYGNGCDFLDGIVISPLADVPEGNGPIGIAYRENRSVIVNDYHSDPVTMPWRDRASDNGWHSAATFPIQRSGQPFAVLSVYHAMAGAFDEEAIALLDEMSRDISFSLDNFDREAQRKTAEKSLELAASIYENSSEGMMITDADNLIIAVNPAFTRITGYDLGEVVGKKPSVLKSGYHDTDFFQSMWNEINSGGKWTGEIWDRRKNGEIYPKWLTINTIFSSEGKVHHRIALFTDISQKKESEEQIWQQANFDHLTGLPNSRMFHDRLKQEMKKSHRTALPLAVMFLDLDHFKEVNDTLGHAKGDILLKEAAQRLLGCVRESDTVARFGGDEFVLILSEIGDTDSVERINECILDKLSAPFQLGAESVYVSVSIGVTIYPSDATEIEALLRNADQAMYAAKNAGRNRYSYYTQAMQSVAQNRMSLSNDLHNALEGGQLSLVFQPIVNLETGFIRKAEALLRWQHPTRGFVSPAEFIPIAEQSGLIIKIGDWVFRQAALLAKHWQAIDGKDVQISINKSPVQFRNDNNIQLTWFDHLHELGLSGNSIVVEITEGLLMEGSDATVKRKLLAFRDKGVQVALDDFGTGYSSLSYLKIFDIDYIKIDQSFVRNLAPDASDLALCEAMIMMAHKLGIKVIAEGVETPEQRDLLIAAGCDFGQGYLFSKPLSAKDFESFLQKTRTCYSVASGNINAGSGSLQSP; translated from the coding sequence TTGAAACTTGCACGCGCATCGGCATCGCTGCAATTGCAGTTGATCTCGTCCGTTCTTTCCTCGGAGCTGAATCATGCAAACTACCAGAATATCGATACGCTGTTCAACCAATGGGCAAAGGCAAACGAGAGTATCGTCGAGCTGCGACTCGTCTCTGCCAATGGCTTCAAAATAGCGGACTACGTTCGCCCTGCGGCGGATAAACATATCCTGGAGCTGCAAGCCGACATCTCCTATTCATACCGGGAAGAAGCGTCGGTTCTGATTCGCATGAGTCTGGATTCCGTGTATCAGAGCCAGCAAAAATTTGTGGCGCAATTTGCTGGAATATTCTTTGCCTTTTCCGTACTGGTTTCATTTCTGCTTTACTTCATCATACAAAGCGGAAAAGAAGCTTCCAAGGCCAGGCGCATCACAAGGTTGTACAACGCACTGAGTGAAATCAACCAGGCCATCGTGCGTATGGAACAGGAAGCCCAGCTATTTCCCCTGGTATGCCGCTGCGCAGTCGAATTCGGCGGCATGAGCATGGCCTTTGTCGCGCGGGTAGATGAAAAGACCAACTTGTTCTACCCGTCAGCCAGTTATGGCAACGGGTGCGACTTCCTGGATGGCATCGTCATATCGCCGCTTGCAGACGTACCGGAAGGTAACGGCCCGATTGGCATTGCTTACCGCGAGAACAGGTCAGTCATCGTCAACGACTATCACTCCGACCCCGTCACAATGCCATGGAGGGATCGGGCTTCGGATAATGGCTGGCATTCGGCAGCAACCTTCCCGATACAGCGAAGTGGCCAACCATTTGCCGTGCTCTCGGTCTACCACGCAATGGCCGGTGCCTTTGACGAAGAAGCCATCGCATTGCTCGATGAAATGTCACGTGACATTTCCTTCTCGCTGGATAATTTTGACCGGGAAGCCCAGCGTAAAACGGCAGAAAAGTCCCTGGAGCTGGCCGCTTCCATCTATGAAAACAGCAGTGAAGGCATGATGATTACCGATGCTGACAATTTGATCATCGCCGTCAATCCAGCTTTCACCCGGATCACCGGTTACGACCTTGGAGAGGTAGTTGGAAAAAAACCCAGCGTACTGAAATCGGGCTACCACGACACTGATTTCTTTCAGTCCATGTGGAACGAAATCAACTCCGGCGGCAAGTGGACAGGTGAAATATGGGATAGACGCAAAAACGGCGAGATTTATCCAAAATGGCTGACCATCAACACCATTTTTAGTAGCGAAGGAAAGGTGCATCACCGAATCGCGCTGTTCACCGATATCTCCCAGAAAAAGGAGTCCGAAGAGCAGATCTGGCAACAGGCCAATTTTGATCACCTGACCGGCTTGCCAAATTCGCGCATGTTTCACGACCGCCTGAAGCAGGAAATGAAAAAGTCCCATCGAACTGCGCTGCCGCTTGCAGTGATGTTTCTCGATCTTGACCACTTCAAGGAGGTCAATGACACGTTGGGTCATGCCAAGGGCGATATATTGCTGAAGGAAGCGGCTCAGCGTCTTTTGGGTTGCGTGCGCGAATCCGACACTGTTGCCCGCTTTGGCGGGGATGAGTTTGTACTCATCCTGAGCGAGATTGGCGATACAGACAGCGTTGAACGAATCAACGAATGCATACTGGACAAGCTCTCGGCACCGTTCCAACTGGGAGCAGAATCAGTCTATGTTTCTGTCAGCATCGGCGTCACGATTTATCCGTCCGACGCAACGGAAATAGAAGCACTGCTCAGGAATGCCGACCAGGCGATGTATGCAGCCAAGAATGCAGGCCGCAACCGTTACAGCTATTACACCCAAGCCATGCAGTCGGTAGCGCAAAACCGCATGAGTCTGTCCAATGATTTGCACAATGCACTGGAAGGAGGCCAGCTCAGCCTGGTATTTCAGCCTATTGTAAATCTTGAGACAGGTTTCATACGCAAAGCCGAAGCTCTGCTCCGATGGCAACATCCAACACGCGGCTTCGTCAGCCCTGCAGAGTTCATCCCCATAGCGGAACAGAGCGGACTGATCATAAAGATCGGTGACTGGGTATTCCGCCAGGCAGCACTTCTGGCAAAACACTGGCAAGCTATCGACGGAAAAGATGTGCAGATCAGCATCAACAAGTCGCCGGTTCAATTCAGAAACGACAACAATATCCAGTTAACATGGTTTGATCATTTGCATGAACTGGGACTGTCAGGAAACAGCATCGTGGTGGAAATCACCGAAGGTTTGCTAATGGAAGGCAGTGATGCCACTGTCAAAAGAAAGCTGCTTGCTTTCAGGGACAAAGGGGTGCAGGTTGCACTGGACGATTTCGGGACAGGTTACTCGTCGCTTTCTTATCTGAAGATATTCGACATCGATTACATCAAGATCGACCAGTCTTTCGTTCGCAATCTAGCACCCGATGCGAGTGACCTGGCGCTGTGCGAAGCCATGATCATGATGGCCCACAAACTGGGCATCAAAGTCATTGCCGAAGGCGTTGAAACTCCGGAACAACGTGACCTGCTGATTGCCGCGGGCTGTGACTTTGGACAAGGTTACCTGTTCTCCAAACCACTATCGGCAAAAGACTTTGAAAGTTTCCTGCAGAAAACCCGAACTTGTTATTCCGTGGCAAGCGGAAATATCAATGCAGGGTCTGGTTCGCTGCAATCGCCATGA
- the hslO gene encoding Hsp33 family molecular chaperone HslO has product MKNPSDSLRRFLFEHAPIRGEIVCLDAVWQNVIERHNYPPVLRDLMGELCAAAVLLAATLKLKGSMILQIHGKGAVKLLVVECSGDLEVRATAKWEGDLLRGTLQELVGDGRFVITLDPKDGNQAYQGIVALEGENVAEILQNYMTRSEQLETRLWLAADGKSAAGMLLQKLPEQPESLDDDAWGRAAQIADTLKPEELLNVPASELVHLLYHEEDIRLFDAQDVVFRCTCSRENVARMLRMLGRGEVESIIAERGDVEVHCEFCNQRYVFDRVDADAVFADIMAIAANQTLH; this is encoded by the coding sequence ATGAAAAATCCATCTGATTCCCTGCGCCGATTCCTGTTTGAGCATGCCCCGATACGCGGCGAGATTGTGTGTCTCGACGCAGTCTGGCAGAACGTGATCGAACGTCATAATTATCCGCCCGTACTGCGCGATCTGATGGGCGAGCTGTGCGCTGCCGCCGTATTGCTTGCTGCGACGCTCAAATTGAAGGGTTCCATGATCCTGCAGATACATGGCAAGGGCGCGGTGAAGCTGCTGGTAGTGGAGTGCTCCGGCGATCTGGAAGTGCGCGCCACCGCGAAGTGGGAAGGCGATCTGTTGCGCGGTACGCTGCAGGAACTGGTGGGCGACGGGCGTTTCGTCATCACGCTGGATCCCAAGGACGGTAATCAGGCGTATCAGGGCATCGTAGCGCTGGAAGGCGAAAATGTTGCCGAAATACTGCAAAACTACATGACCCGCTCGGAACAATTGGAAACGCGCCTATGGTTGGCGGCAGATGGAAAAAGTGCCGCCGGTATGCTGCTGCAAAAACTGCCCGAACAGCCCGAGTCTCTGGACGATGATGCTTGGGGGCGTGCGGCGCAAATTGCCGATACGCTCAAGCCGGAAGAATTGCTGAATGTGCCTGCAAGCGAACTGGTACATCTTCTGTATCACGAGGAAGATATCCGGTTGTTCGATGCGCAGGATGTGGTGTTTCGTTGCACTTGTTCACGCGAGAACGTGGCAAGGATGTTGCGCATGCTCGGCCGGGGCGAGGTGGAATCGATAATCGCCGAGCGCGGTGACGTTGAAGTGCACTGCGAGTTCTGCAATCAGCGCTATGTATTCGATCGGGTGGATGCCGACGCGGTGTTCGCCGACATCATGGCGATTGCAGCGAACCAGACCCTGCATTGA
- a CDS encoding diheme cytochrome c produces the protein MHTKFKAALLAVVLLMSSSAAMAEETFWQWLGTFSRQKEVKPVDNKTYADECGSCHYAYPPGLLPGKSWAKLLDAQALSNHFGEDASLDKDTLKTIYDYAMENAAEKSWYKRSRKITVATEDETPLRITEVRYIKRMHHDIPEKMIKGNKDVKSLSYCNACHTQADKGVFDSDTVSIPNYPDWD, from the coding sequence ATGCACACCAAATTCAAGGCAGCGCTGTTGGCTGTTGTGCTGTTGATGAGCAGCAGCGCGGCGATGGCTGAAGAAACTTTCTGGCAGTGGCTGGGCACGTTCTCGCGCCAGAAGGAAGTGAAGCCGGTCGATAACAAGACTTATGCGGATGAGTGCGGCTCCTGCCACTACGCTTACCCGCCCGGCCTGTTGCCGGGCAAGTCCTGGGCAAAATTGCTGGACGCGCAGGCCTTGAGCAACCATTTCGGCGAGGATGCGTCGCTGGACAAGGACACACTGAAGACTATCTACGATTATGCGATGGAAAATGCGGCCGAGAAGTCTTGGTACAAGCGTTCGCGCAAGATCACCGTGGCGACCGAAGACGAAACGCCCCTGCGTATTACCGAAGTGCGTTATATCAAGCGCATGCACCACGACATCCCCGAAAAAATGATCAAGGGCAACAAGGATGTGAAATCGCTGAGCTATTGCAACGCATGCCATACCCAGGCGGACAAGGGTGTATTCGATAGCGACACCGTATCCATCCCGAACTATCCGGACTGGGATTGA
- a CDS encoding DUF1924 domain-containing protein, with protein sequence MKKLYILMALIGALFMASAASATPATDELFARYKTEGATGFDAEHGKKDWTKEGKVEDGKAMNCTICHGDDLSKPGKHHKTGKVIDPMAPSANPERFTDAKKIEKWFKRNCNDAWGRECTAQEKGDILKFLLSK encoded by the coding sequence ATGAAAAAACTGTACATACTGATGGCATTGATTGGTGCATTGTTCATGGCTTCCGCCGCATCGGCGACGCCGGCCACCGACGAATTGTTTGCGCGCTACAAGACAGAAGGAGCGACCGGCTTTGACGCCGAACATGGCAAAAAAGACTGGACCAAAGAGGGCAAAGTGGAGGACGGCAAGGCCATGAATTGCACTATTTGCCACGGCGATGACCTGAGCAAGCCCGGCAAGCATCACAAGACCGGCAAGGTCATTGACCCGATGGCGCCCAGCGCCAATCCGGAGCGCTTCACCGATGCAAAGAAGATCGAAAAATGGTTCAAGCGCAATTGCAATGACGCTTGGGGACGTGAATGCACCGCACAGGAAAAGGGCGATATCCTTAAATTCCTGTTGAGCAAGTAA
- a CDS encoding cytochrome b/b6 domain-containing protein — MLIPEVMHSAAGFFLPIFRRFMQQADTNHVDRKKTTSTVKVWDLFIRCFHWTMALGFAAAYISGEVHLSMIHVLVGYALCVLLAARVFWGLKGSKYARFRSFVFPVGETLAYLRGMLKGHPQHYFGHNPAGALMVFALLGFLALLLASGLLTLGTIGFEGPLTFLANRVSDETSYAFRHLHEFLPAVGLVLVFLHVLGVVAGSIQHNENLVRAMLTGKKKTPSLSGSGNLNDK; from the coding sequence GTGCTGATTCCCGAAGTAATGCACAGCGCCGCCGGGTTTTTTTTACCCATTTTCAGGCGATTCATGCAGCAAGCTGATACCAATCATGTTGACCGCAAGAAAACCACCTCAACAGTGAAGGTGTGGGATCTGTTCATCCGTTGCTTCCATTGGACCATGGCGCTGGGTTTTGCGGCGGCTTACATTTCTGGCGAAGTGCATCTTTCCATGATCCATGTGCTGGTCGGCTATGCGCTGTGCGTGTTACTGGCGGCGCGGGTATTTTGGGGACTCAAGGGCAGCAAGTATGCGCGTTTCCGTTCTTTCGTTTTTCCGGTCGGGGAGACGCTTGCTTACCTGCGTGGCATGCTCAAGGGGCATCCCCAACATTATTTCGGCCATAACCCGGCAGGCGCGTTGATGGTTTTTGCGCTGCTCGGGTTCCTTGCGTTGCTCCTGGCTTCCGGTCTGTTGACACTGGGGACGATCGGCTTTGAGGGGCCGCTGACATTTCTGGCAAACAGGGTGAGCGATGAAACCAGCTATGCATTCCGTCACCTGCACGAGTTTCTTCCCGCCGTTGGTTTGGTGCTGGTATTTCTGCATGTCCTCGGGGTGGTGGCGGGCAGTATTCAGCACAATGAAAATCTGGTGAGAGCGATGCTTACCGGGAAAAAGAAGACACCATCGCTATCCGGTTCAGGCAATTTAAATGATAAATGA